The sequence GTACTTTACTGAGCGGTTCATTATGTTCGAAGTAATCTTTAAATTTCTCACCTTCACGCTCTTTGCCATCGACAACGCGAGAAACCAACTCGGCGTTACGATTGAGGTGATGGCGGATTTTTTCCAGTAGATTCGCGTCTTCCGCGATACGTTCCATGATGATCGCGCGTGCACCATCCAGTGCCGCTTTGGTATCCGCGATGCCTTTGTCTGCATCGATATAACGCGCTGCTTCACTTTCAGGCTCGGTTTGTGGTTCGTTCCATAGCGTGTCGGCTAACGGTTCAAGGCCCGCTTCAATTGCGATTTGACCTTTGGTGCGACGCTTGGGTTTGTATGGTAAGTACAAGTCTTCTAAACGTGTTTTACTGTCGGCTTGGTTAATTTCAGCTTCTAGCTCAGCAGTCAGTTTGCCTTGCTCACCAATCGATTTAAGAATGGTTTGTCTGCGGTCATCCAGCTCACGCAGATACGATAGTCGGCTATCAAGGTTACGTAACTGGGTATCGTCCAGACCACCTGTCACCTCTTTACGGTAACGGGCAATAAATGGAACTGTGTTGCCATCATCGATCAGGGTAACAGCGGCAGTGACTTGCTCAGTGCGAACATTGAGTTCCTGAGCAATCATGTGACAGATAGCTTGGCTCATCCGTTGAATCTCTTTGTATGATTTATTTGTGAAGCCCTAAGGCATCAATGAATTAATTAGTATGTGGGGTCGAAGGGCTGCGATATAAAGCTATTGCTTATACTCAATCCGGTTAACAAACCACTCTTTATAACCTTCCGGGGTTTTTACGCTGAATTCGTCATCCACTTCTTTTTTTAGCAGTGCGCGTGCCATGGGTGAGTCGATAGAGATATACCCTTTCGCATCACCATAGATTTCGTCAGGGCCAACAATGCGGAACGCTTTCACTTCGCCAGAGTCGTTTTCTATCTCGACCCACGCGCCAAAAAAGACTTTGCCTTCTTGCTGTGGAGAGTAGTCCACCACAGTCACTTGTTCGAGTCGCTTACGTAGATAACGCACACGTCGATCAATCTCGCGCAGTCGCTTTTTGTTGTATTGGTAATCTGCGTTTTCTGATCGATCACCTAAACTGGCTGCCCAAGTCACTTTTTTGGTCACTTCTGGACGTTCTTCTTTCCATAAAAAATCGAGCTCTTTTTTAAGCCGATCAAAGCCTTCACGGGTGATTAGGTTTGTTTTCATATTTCTGTTACGACTGGATTGAAACTACTGTATACATTAGCTAAAAAGGAAATAAACGTTAACAATTCTTTGCGCCACTTTGGTCAGAACAGTGTTACATTCCAAATGGTCAAAAAGGGTAAAAACCCTGCATGGGCGCAAATACAGTTATTAGGTGGAATCATTACATGCAAGAAAATCACAAGATCTTAGTCGTTGATGACGATGCACGCCTACGAGCGTTGCTCGAGCGTTACTTGTCTGAACAGGGATTCCAAGTACGCAGTGTGGCAAACAGTGAACAAATGGATCGCCTGCTCACTCGTGAAAACTTTCATCTAATGGTGCTGGACTTAATGCTACCTGGCGAAGATGGTCTTTCAATCTGCCGTCGCCTACGTAATGCCAATAACATGCTACCGATCCTGATGCTCACTGCAAAGGGAGATGAAATTGACCGTATCGTAGGCCTCGAAGTGGGTGCCGATGACTACCTACCAAAGCCCTTTAATCCACGTGAACTGCTTGCTCGTATTAAAGCGGTACTCCGTCGTCAAACGATAGAGTTGCCAGGAGCGCCAAGCAGTGAAGAACAAGTGGTTGAGTTTGGTGATTTCCGTTTAAACTTAGGTACACGCGAAATGTTCCGTGGCGACGAATCAATGCCACTCACATCAGGTGAATTTGCGGTGCTGAAAGCATTGGTGACGAATGCTCGAGAGCCAATGTCGCGTGATAAGTTGATGAACATGGCGCGAGGCCGTGAGTACTCTGCGATGGAACGTTCTATAGACGTTCAGATTTCTCGCCTGCGCCGCATGCTTGAAGTTGAC is a genomic window of Vibrio japonicus containing:
- the greB gene encoding transcription elongation factor GreB — translated: MKTNLITREGFDRLKKELDFLWKEERPEVTKKVTWAASLGDRSENADYQYNKKRLREIDRRVRYLRKRLEQVTVVDYSPQQEGKVFFGAWVEIENDSGEVKAFRIVGPDEIYGDAKGYISIDSPMARALLKKEVDDEFSVKTPEGYKEWFVNRIEYKQ
- the ompR gene encoding osmolarity response regulator transcription factor OmpR is translated as MQENHKILVVDDDARLRALLERYLSEQGFQVRSVANSEQMDRLLTRENFHLMVLDLMLPGEDGLSICRRLRNANNMLPILMLTAKGDEIDRIVGLEVGADDYLPKPFNPRELLARIKAVLRRQTIELPGAPSSEEQVVEFGDFRLNLGTREMFRGDESMPLTSGEFAVLKALVTNAREPMSRDKLMNMARGREYSAMERSIDVQISRLRRMLEVDPSKPRYIQTVWGLGYVFVPDGKEA